From the Kallotenue papyrolyticum genome, the window GACGTCGGCCAGGAGCGCACGTTGCCGCTGGTGATCCTGGGCGAGATGGTGATTATGCCGCGCATCCCGGTGCCGCTGCAGGTTGGCAAGGGCAAATCCTACCGCGCCATGGAGCATGCCATGCGCGGCGATCGCGAGGTGCTGCTCATCTTTGTCTCTGAAGAAGAGATCGAGGGTTTCAAGGGCAGCGAGCCACAGAAGTTGCCGCCGGTCGGCGTGATCGCTCGCCTGGAGGAGTTCCTCAAGCTGCCCGACGATACCGTGCGCATCATTCTGGAAGGGCTGGAGCGCGCCGAGGTGGGCGACTACGTCCAGAACGAGCCCTTCCACATGGTGCGCTGCACGCCACGGCCCGATCCGCGCCCGGAGGGTCCCGAGGTCGAGGCGCTGATGGCCGAGGTCAAGGCCCAGGTCGAGGAGATCATCAGCTACATGCCCGAAGTGTCGCAGGAGGCGGTCGCCTTTGTGCACCGCATCGACGATCCTGGGCATCTGGCGGATGTGGTGGCCTACGGCCCGGCCTTCGAGTTCGAGGATCGGCTCGAGTTGCTCAACCTGCTTGATCCGGTGGAGCGGCTGCGCAAGGTACAGCGCGAGCTGTCGCATCAGCTTGAGCTGCTGCGGCTGCGCGCCAAGATCCAGAGCGATACCAAGGAAGCGCTCGATCAGTCGCAGAAGGAATACTTCCTGCGCGAGCAGATGAAGGCGATCCGGCGCGAGCTGGGCGAGGACGATTTGGACGAAGACCCGATCGATGAGCTCAAGCGCAAGATCGCTGAGCTAAACGCGCCCGACTACGTCAAAGAGACCGCGACGCACGAGCTCAAGCGCCTGGTGCAGCAGGGCATGAACTCGCCCGAGGCCGGCGTGATCCGCACCTATATCGACTGGATCCTGTCGTTGCCCTGGGCCAAGGAAGAGCAGCAGCCGATCTCGCTCCAGGAGGCCAAGCGCGTGCTGGACGAGGATCACTACGGCCTGGACAAGGTCAAGGAGCGGCTGCTGGAGTATCTGGCCGTGCGCAAACTGGCCGGCACCAAGATGCGCTCGCCGATCCTGTGCCTGGTCGGCCCGCCGGGCGTGGGCAAGACCTCGCTGGGGCGTTCGATCGCCCGTGCGCTGGGTCGCGCCTTTGTGCGCGCCTCGCTGGGCGGTGTGCGCGACGAGGCTGAGATCCGCGGCCACCGCCGCACCTATATCGGCGCCATGCCCGGACGCATCATCCAGAGCATCAAGACCGCCAAGAGCAATCAGCCGGTCTTTATTCTGGACGAGATCGACAAGCTCGGCGCGGACTACCGCGGCGATCCGACCTCGGCGCTGCTGGAGGTGCTCGATCCGGAGCAGAACGCGACCTTCAGCGATCACTACCTGGAGATCCCGTTCGATCTCTCGCAGGTGATCTTTATCGCTACCGCCAATCAGCTCGATCCGATCCCGGGTCCGCTGCGCGACCGCATGGAGATCATCGAAATCGGCGGCTACACCGAGGACGAGAAGCTGGAGATCGCGCGCGGCTTCCTGGTGCCCAAGCAGCGCGAGTTTCATGGTCTGCAGCCCGAACATATGCAGATCACCGACGCGGCGCTGCTCAAGATCATCCGCGAGTACACGCGCGAAGCCGGTGTGCGCAACCTGGAGCGCGAGATCGCGGCGCTATGCCGCAAGGTAGCGCGGCGCGTGGCGGAAGCCGCTGAGGGCGAGACCATTGCCGTCACGATCGACGCCGCCGACCTGCCGGAGCTGCTGGGGCCGGAGAAGTTCAGCTACGGGCTGGCCGAACAACACGACGAGGTCGGCGTGGCGACGGGCGTCTCCTGGTCCACCACCGGCGGCGACACGATGTCCTTCGAGGTGCTGCCGCTGCGTGGCAAGGGTGAGCTCAAGCTCACCGGTCAGTTGGGCGAGGTGATGAAGGAGTCGGCGCAGGCGGCGCTCTCCTACGTGCGCTACCGCGCCGAGGAGCTGGGCATCTCGCCCACCTTCTTCGAGGAGCATGCTATCCATATCCACGTGCCCGAAGGCGCGGTGCCCAAGGATGGCCCCTCGGCGGGCATCACCCTGACCACGGCGTTGGTCTCGGCCATGACCGGCATTCCGGTGCGCCGCGATGTGGCCATGACCGGCGAGGTCACGCTGCGCGGCAAGATTCTGCCGATCGGCGGCCTCAAGGAGAAGACCATGGCGGCGCATCGCGCCGGGATCAAGACCTTTCTCCTGCCCAAGGAGAACCTCAAGGATCTGGTCGAAATCCCGGCCAAGGTGCGCGAGGAGATGCAGATCATCCCGGTCGAGCACATGGACGAGGTGCTGAAGATCGCACTGGCGCGGCCGATCAAGAGTGCCAGCAATCCGCCGCTGCAGCCCAAGAGCCAGAAGTCGGGCAAGCGCGCCACGCCCTCGGCTTAAGCCCGCGCAACACACGACACCGGCACGCGGATCGGTCTCCGCGTGCCGGTGTTGTTTTGGCTGTTCAATCCACATCCGGGCTGGGCTGCAGCAACAGGCTGTAGCTCCAGAAGCCTGGCTGTCGGCGGTGGAGCGCAAAGCCCGCCCGACGCGCCCAGCGCAGGGTGATCGCCGGCGGCACGTATTCGGGTGCCATAAGCTCCTCGCTCACCAGCAGGCAGCCGCCGGGCTTGAGTACGCGTCGCACTTCGCGCAGCGCCCCGACGCGGTCGGGAATCATCGGCAGTACGGCGATCATGAACGCGGCGTCCACGCTGCGGTCGCGCAGCGGGAGCGCCCGCGCGTCGGCCAGGTGCAGATGGAGCGCGTCGGGGGGCAGTCCGGCGGTACGGCGGCGCAGGCGCTCCAGCATGGGGCGCTGCCGGTCGATGCTGATCACGCGCCCGCCGGGCACGACCTGCTGCACCGCCGCGCCGCTGAACAGCCCGGTACCGCCGCCGATCTCCAACAGCGTCTGGCCGGGACGCGCCTGCAGCGGTGCTAGTGTGCGTGCCGGATCGCGGTAGCGCCGTCGCCAGCGGCTCTCAAGCAGGCCATGCACCGCCGGCGGGGTGATGTGTGGGCGGAAGAAGAGGTAGAGCCGAGCGGCGGCCTGGAGCAGCAGCAGGCCGGCCAGTCCCAGGCCCGCGCGTTTGAGCAGTTTGGTCATCGGCTTTCTCCGGCTATGCTCGTAGCAGGCTGTGGAGCAACAGCGCACGCGACCAGCGCTGCGCCGCGATGGCCTCCAGCGCCCGTGGATAGGCCAGCGTATGCGTCAGGAGCAGGTTGGCGACGAAGCGTCCACGGCGCGCTGCCTGCCAGCGGTGGGCATACGCGCTGAGCCGTCGCGCCGACACGTCGCCGTGGCGCAGTGCCTGCCCGGCCACCTCGGCGGCGATGGCTGCCGAACGCAGCGCGCTCCAGACGCCGTCACCGAACAGTGGACTGACGTAGCCCGTGGCATCGCCGACCAGCAGCAGGCCCGGCAGCACGATCGGCGCGACCCGGTAGGCCAGCCGGGCGCGCGTAAACGGCGCCCGGATCGGGACCACCCCCGCGAACCGCGAGCGCAGCAGGGGATCGCTGCCGATCAGTCGCCAGAAGAAGGCTTGCGGCGTCTCGCCCGAGCGGCGGCAGGCCAGCGGCGCGCCCAGGCCACAGCCGATCACGCCCGGCGCCAGCGTTGTGATCTGCAGCACACAGAGCGGCGTGCCGAACAGGTGCATCTCCCAGCGGTCGGCGCTCACGTCGGGGAGCTGCGCGACGAAGAGCACGACCGCCAGAAAGGTGGGACCGGCGAGCGGACGGCGCAGGCCAAACTGGGTCAGGCTGCGGGCGTTACGTCCGCCGGCATCGATCACCAGGCGCGCACTGATGTGGTGTGGCCTACCCTCAGGGTCGCTGACCAGCGCGCCCACGACGTCGCCACGGGCGTCGCGCACGAGCTGACGCGCCTGCCAGCCCTGCCGTCCATCCACGCCGCCGCGGCGCGCGGCTGTGAAGCAGGCGGCATCGAACGCTTCGCGCGCGACGATCTCGATACAGCGCTGACCGCCGAAGCGATCCTGGGTTACGTATCCGCTCGGCCAACGCATCAACAACCGCCGGATCGTGTTCTGACGCCAGCAGTTCGGCTCCAGCCCAGCATCCAGCGCGGCGATCTCGCGTTGGGTGCGCGGCGGAAAGCCTTCGCCGGAGCGCCAGGGATCGCAGCCGGCAGCGCCGAAGACGCGCCGCTCCAGCAGCAGCACCTGCCAGCCCTGGCGTGCCAGGCGCAGTGCCACCGCCGAACCGGCCGGCCCGGCGCCGATGACCAGCACATCGCAGCTCGTCTGGGCGATCACCCGCCTGTCTGAAGCCGTGCTCATAGCGCCTCACTGCTCACTGCCGGCTGCAGCCCTCCGGGCGCAGTCACATACATGATAGAACTGAAGCGCAATACAGCACGATGACCTGGCCGGTCGCAGCGTTCCCTCTGTGCGCGTGACCGGTTTTCGAGAAGCAGCGTGCCGCTTGTCAGACTCGACAACAGGCATATACTATCGCGAAGCTGTTCGAGAGGCGTTGACAATAGGACAACACGATGGACTCAACCTCTGCCTCACCTCAGCACCCAACCGGAGCGGCGTCCGGTGCGTTGATCTACACTCCGGCTGGGCGGACACGGATGCGCTACACCTACATTAACCGTCAGGCCGGCGCGGTCGAGCTCTGGCTGGCTTTGCCGCCTGAATTGCCCACTCAGCGCAATGTGCGTATCCTGGCGCTCACACCTGAGCCGCTCGCGGTGCAGCCTGATGGCCTTGGACTCAATTGCCTGGCCTTTTTTCGGCTGGCTGCGGGCCAGCGGCTCGATCTGGAGCTGCAGGCCGATCTGTACCACTGCCGCTATGATCCGACGGCGCCCGGTCAGACGATCGCGCTTGACCCGGCAGATCGGGCGCGTTTCCTGCGCTCCTCGGCGCTGGTGCATGTGAGCGAGGAGGTGCGCGCCGAGGCGCGGCGCATCGTTGGCGATGCCGCCACTCCTCTGGAGCAGGCGCGTCGTCTGTATGTGCACCTGATCAAGCACTATCGCTACGCGTGGCCTCCGGCAGCGCGTGGGAGCGAGGCGATGCGGCGCCTGCGTCGTGGTGATTGCGGTGAGTATTCGTTCCTCTACGCGGCTTGGTGTCGTGCGCTGGATCTTCCTTGCCGCGTGTTGATCGGCAGCTTCGCCCATGGAACGTTGCAGGCCCATGTCTGGAACGAAGTATTTATCGCTGGGCTCGGCTGGCTGCCGGCCGACAGCAGCATCCACCAGACGCCACTGCGGCTCCCCGGCCTGGCGGATCTGGACTGGCTGCTGCAGCGCGTGGAGCACCAGCTTGGTCGCCTGGCGGATGAACGCCTGGTCTTTTCGATCGATCCCGAAGTGCTGCTGGTGCCGCCCTATCGCGATCAGCCGGCGCCTGAGCGGGCCGAGCGCATGCGCATCGCCGGGCGCGACCTGGCCTGGGGCTATGAGAGTCTTGACGGGGCGGCGCCCTACCTCCAACCGATCTACCCGCGCTTCAACAGCGCTGCCGAGCAGCCGCGGGCTGGTTGGCCGGCGTTCCTGGCTGCATGGTGGCCGCCACTGCTGCGGCGGCAGATCGAGCCGCTGCTTGGCACCTGGTCGTTCCACGATCCGCTCACCTACCGGCTGATGACCTGGCTGATGGTGGGCGGCTTCCTGGTGGGCTTGCTGGGCACCGTACTGAACATCCTGGCGATCGAGGGCTTCGATCTGCCCAAGCTGCTGGGCTACCTGCTCGGCGATATCCTTCTGATCCGGCGTACCGGTGTCAACTGGTGGAAGCTGGCGTTGATCGCTCTGTTCCTGTTCGAGTTGATCGTGCGCGTGCTGGCGTTGATCTTCGGCTGACCGCGTCACCCTGCTGTTGGCCGTTCCGCTGCTCTGCCAGACGTGGAGCTGAAGCTCCGCGCTACTCGCTCGCGACGAGCCGGTTGCGAAAGGCGAAGACGATCGCCTGGTAGCGATTGGTCAGGCCGAGTTTGCCGTAGATGTTGCGCAGATGATGCTTCACCGTCTCATAACTGATCGTCAGGGCAGCGCCGATGGCCTGATTGTCGTAGCCGGCGCCGACCAGCCGCAGCACCTCCAGTTCGCGTTCGGTGAGCGTCAGGAGACGGTCGCGCTCGGTGGCGCGTTGCCGTTGATGCCGCACGTACACGCCGGCAACCTTGGGGCTGAGGTACATGTCGCCATCGGCGACGGTACGAATGGCTGCGATCAATGTAGCGCGCGGCTCGTCCTTGAGGATATACCCCCGTGCGCCGGCGTGCAGCAGGCCGGTCACATATTCGCTCTCATCGTAGGAGGAGAGCACCAGCACCTTCAGCTCAGGAGCGCTGACACTCAGCGCGCGCACGGCAGCGATCGGCTCCAGGCCGGGCATGCGCGCATCCAGCAACAGCAGGTCCGTCTCGTGGCAGTGGCGCGCAACGGTGGGGTCGATCTCGGCGCCGTGCCCGATCTCGGCCACCACGCGCAGGTTCCCCTCGGCTTCGAGCATGGCGCGCACGCCCGCGCGCACGACCGGATGATCATCGGCAATGATCAGGCTGATCACGGTTGCCTCCACAACATGCTCAACCACTGCGCTGTGCCACCAGTATAGCCGCGCTGCCGACGACTTGCATCTTCGCTGCCTTCATGGTACACTAGTGCGCGCTATGACCTCGTAGCTCAGTGGATCAGAGCGCTTCCCTGCGGAGGAAGAGGTCGCGCGTTCGAGTCGCGCCGAGGTCGCCACCGACCATGAGCAACGCCTGCTGTGTGTTGCTGGTGGTTCATCGACGAGCAGACGCTGGAGGGATGGCTGAGTGGTTGAAAGCGCCGCCCTCGAAATGCGGTAGGGTGTAACAGCCCTCGCGGGTTCGAATCCCGCTCCCTCCTCCATAGGCATCGGGCAGCCTTAGGGCTGCCCGATCGTCGTTGTGCGGCCTGGCCAGCTGACGCGTCCGGTGATGGAGTCCTCGGTGCGCCGGTCGTGCGGGTTGGTGAAGATCTGCTCGGCTGGTCCGGTCTCGATCAGCACGTCCATCAAAAAGAAGGCGGCATCGTCGGCCAGGCGCGCGGTCTGCTGCACATGGTGCGGCGCGATCGCGCTCGTGGAGCACTCCTTGCCAGCAGGCTCAGGACGATTGCTATCCCTTGTCGTAGCCTCATCGAGATGGTTGTGCTCCTCGTCCCCTGGGCATCACAATCTTCTCCTAACCGGTTGTTCGCCTGCGCTTCATCTTAGCAAACGCGCTGCCGGATGTAGGAGATGTGCGCCAACTCTTAACAAGGGTTTAATATCACCTTCATCTGGGTGTGGCACGATCCGGCTACGGGCACGGGGGCATGCGGAACGGACAGCCGATCAGGTTGTCCGTTCCGCGTCTTCAGGAGGAGGGCATGGTTATTTTAGAGCCCAACGGCCGCGTGCGGCGCTTGCGGCGGGGCTGGTGCCGGCGCTTGTGGCGCTGGTGGCGACGCGCACTGCAGCGCTAGCGCCGATCACGCCTGGTCGTGCTCAGGCGGCTGGCTGCGATCGCTGCATCCGATCCCGCGCTTAACATACGCTTAACTTTTCCATAAACGGCGCATAACCGGCGCTCGTTACAGTTGTCACAGCCCCGAGCGGGCTTGTTCATGCAAGGGACCAATTAGGAGGAAATCCGCATGTTCTCAACCGTGCGCTCGCTCATGGTTGCGCTCGTGATGCTGCTGGTGCTGTCCGCCTGTGGCGGCTCGGGTGGCACGTCGTCGGCTTCGCCCACTGCTTCGCCTGCGACGGAAGCGTCGCCGTCACCCATGGCTCAGGCTTCACCAGCTTCAGAAGCGTCGCCGTCACCCATGGCTCAGGCTTCACCAGCTCCAGAAGCGTCGCCCTCCCCTGTAGCAACAGTGGCGGCTGAGACTGTCGAACTGCCGCCGGTCGATCCGGCTGAGGTGCAGGGAAATATCATCACCGCTGGCAGCTCTACGGTCTTTCCACTGACGCAGGCGATCGCTGAGCGCTTCCAATCTGAAGGCTATACCGGCAACATCACCATCGACAGCATCGGCACGGGCGCCGGCTTCGAGCGTTTCTGCAAGGCTGCCGAGACCGACATCGCCAACGCCAGCCGCGCAATCAAGGAGGAGGAAGCGCAGGCCTGCCGTGACAAGGGCCGCGAGCCGCTGGAATTCCGCGTCGGTACCGACGCGCTGGCAGTGGTGGTCAGCTCGGAGAACGACTTCCTGGAGGAGCTGAGCCTGGAGCAACTGGCGCAGATCTTCTCCGGCCAGGTGAAGAACTGGAACGAGCTCAATCCGAGCTATCCGGCGCAGCCGATTCAACTCTACAGCCCCGGCACCGACAGTGGCACCTTCGACTACTTCGTCGAAGCGGTGCTGGAGAAGGACAAGGAGAAGCTGCTGAGCGTCCAGGGTGTGCAGTTCAGCGAGGACGACAACGTGCTGGTGCAGGGCATTGAGGGCAGCCCATACGCCATCGGCTACTTCGGCTACGCCTACTACCAGGAGAACCAGGGCCGACTCAAGCCGCTGCGCATCGACGGCGTCGCGCCGACCGAGGAGACCGCCGAGAGCGGCGAGTATCCGCTGAGCCGCCCGCTGTTCATCTACTCGGCCAAGACGATCATGGATCAGAAGCCGCAGGTCGCCGCCTTTATCAACTACTACCTGAGCACGGTCGAAGACGTTATACTGGATGTGGGCTACTTCCCGGCCAGCGCTGAGGCGCTCAATCAGGCCAAGCAACGCTGGCTGGAAGCGACCGGACAGTAGGCACAGGTACAATCAGGGCGCGCGGTGCGGGTCGCCGCGCGCCGTCCCGCGAGGAGGTGGAGCGACCACCATGGCAGAACATCTCAGTACTTCGGCGCGTGCCGCCGGAGCTCAGCCTGTGCCGATCGCCGAACGGCTGCGACGCCGACGGCGCATCGGCGAAAGCATGATCCAAGCGCTGCTGTGGTTGTGCGGCGCGGTTTCGATTCTGACAACGCTTGGTATTGTGATCGTACTGGGACGCGAGTCCTGGCTCTTTTTCGGCGATGAGGCCGTCAGTCTGATCGAATTCTTCGGCTCGACGACCTGGCAGCCGGCGATCGGCCATTTCGGCATTTGGCCGCTGTTGCTGTCCACGCTGATCACCTCGACCATCGCCATCAGCGTAGCGGTGCCGATCGGGCTGGCTGCGGCGATCTACCTGAGCGAATACGCCTCGCCGCGCGTGCGCGCCTGGATCAAGCCGATTTTGGAAATCCTGGCCGGCATTCCGACGGTAGTCTACGGCTTCTTTGCGCTCTACTTCATGACGCCGCTGCTGCGTGCCATCTTCGGACCGGACACGGTGCAGATCTTCAACATGGCCTCGGCGGGCCTGGTGATGGGCATCATGATCACGCCGATCATCTGCTCGATGAGCGAGGACGCGCTCAGCGCCGTGCCACGCGCGCTGCGCGAGGGCGCCTATGGCTTGGGTGCGACGCGCTTCGAAGTTGCGACGCGCGTCGTACTGCCTGCCGCGCTGTCGGGTATTCTGGCGGCGGTGATCGTGGGCGTGTCGCGCGCCATCGGTGAGACGATGATCGTGGCCATTGCCGCGGGCGCCGGCCCCAATTTCACCTTCAATCCCTTCCAAGCCGCCGAAACCATGACCGGCCATATCGCGCGCATCAGCGGCGGCGATATCAGCTACGCTTCGATCGACTACAACAGCCTCTTTGCCATCGGTCTGACCCTGTTTGTGATGACGCTCAGCCTGAACCTGTTGAGTCAGCGCATCGTGCGTCGCTTCCGGGAGGTGTACGAGTGAGTGCGTCGGAGTTGAACACGCGCCGGGAGCTGAACCGTCTGCCGACCGGTGCCGACCTGCGCGCCGACATCCGCCGTCGGCGGCGGCGTGGCCTGTTCTACCGCTGGCTGCTGCTGTCATCGATCGTGCTCGCGCTGCTCTCGCTGACGACGCTGCTGCTCAACATCGCCAACGATGCCTTCGGGCTGGTCGCGCTGGAATACCGACGTGATCCCGATACCTTGGGGCCCGCGCCGCTGGCCGAGTTGGAGCAGGATCAGCTCATTGCCATTCTGAGCGAGAACTTGTCGCGCAACCGGCTGCGCGTGCTGGAGCGCGAGGCACCGCTGGCGCAGCGCTCGGTGGAGGAGCTGCGCACGTTGGTGCTGGAGGAGGTGGCCCGCCAGCGCGTGGTGGAAAGCGCCACGCTCTTCGACTCGCTCTTCCAGCGCGCGGCGACCGAGGCGGCGCTGCGCGAGCACCATCCCAATGCGCGTATCGTTTTCCGCTCCTGGCTCAACTGGTCGTTTTTGGCCACGCCCATGGCCAGTCAGCCGGAGTTTGCCGGCATCCGCACCGCGCTGCTGGGTTCGTTGTGGGTCATCGGCCTGACGATCCTGTTTGCCTTTCCGCTGGGTGTGGGCGCAGCGATCTACCTGGAAGAGTATGCGACGCCCAATCGCTTCAATCGGTTGATCCAGACCAACATCAACAACCTGGCGGGCGTGCCCTCGATTATCTATGGTATGTTGGGGCTGGCGATCTTTGTGCGTGCGCTGAGCCGCTTGACGAGCGGGCAGGCCTTCGGCATCGCCAACGACAACGGCCGTACCATTCTGGCGGCGGCGCTGACCATGGCCTTGCTGATTCTGCCGTTGATCATCATCAACGCGCAGGAGGCGATCCGCGCCGTGCCACGCTCGCTACGGCAGGCCAGCTATGCCCTGGGCGCGACCAAGTGGCAGACGATCTGGCACCATGTTTTGCCAGTGGCCTTTCCCGGCATTCTCACCGGCAATATCCTGGCGGTGTCCCGCGCCATCGGCGAGACCGCGCCGCTGATCGTGGTGGGCGCGTCCACCTACATCACGTTCGATCCCCAAGGCCCCTTCTCGAAATTCACGGTGCTGCCAATCCAGATCTACAACTGGATCGCGCAGCCGCAGGAAGAGTTTCGGCGTATCGCCGCCGCAGCGATCATTGTGCTGTTGGTGATGCTGCTGTCGCTCAACTCGGTGGCGATTGTGTTGCGCAATCGGCTGCGCAAGAGCCTCTAAGGAGCAGTTCGGTTATGACCATGACCGCAAGGGAAGTGGCGTCACGCTACGGCTCGCAGGAGACCGTGCTCGAAGCGCGCCAACTTTCGATCTACTATGGCGCCTTTCGCGCTGTCAAGGATGTGAACCTGACCATCGAGCCGCGCCAGATCACGGCGTTAATCGGGCCGTCGGGCTGTGGCAAGAGCACCGTGCTGCGTGCCTTCAACCGCATGAACGATCTGATCCCGGGCGCGCGCGTGGAGGGCGAGGTCGTGTTCCGCGGGCGCAACCTCTATGCGCCGGATGTAGACGTCGTCGAGGTGCGGCGCTTCATCGGCATGGTCTTTCAGAAGCCCAACCCGTTTCCCAAGTCGATCTACGACAACATCGCCTTCGGCCCGCGACTCAACGGCTGGCGTGGCTCGCAAGCGGAGCTGGACGATTGGGTCGAGCACTGTCTGCGCCGTGCCGCGCTGTGGGACGAGGTCAAGGACAAGCTGCGCCAGTCGGCGCTGTCGCTGTCGGGCGGGCAGCAGCAGCGCCTGTGCATCGCGCGCGCGTTGTCGATCGAGCCCGAGGTGGTGTTGATGGACGAGCCCTGCTCGGCGCTGGACCCGATCTCGACGCTGCGCATCGAGGAGCTGATGTTCGAGCTGCGTCGCTACTACACGATCGTGATCGTGACGCACAATATGCAGCAGGCGGCGCGCGCCTCGGATCGCACCGCTTTTTTCATGATCGACGACGATCGCGCCGGCACGCTGGTGGAGTACGGCGATACCAATCAGATCTTTACCGCGCCACGCGATAAGCGCACCGAAGACTACATCACCGGGCGCTTCGGCTAGGATGGCGTGTCTGGCCGGGAGGTATGGCTTGCGCTGCGGTGCGACTCATGGCACACTACCACCATCCGGCTCTGGCCGGCGCTAGGCTGTGTGTGGAGCAGAGCATGACGCAGACACCACAGGTCGGCTTCACCAGCGCGGCGCGCCGCGAGGTGGCCCCTTCCGACCAGATCCATCCGACCGAGCTATTGCCGGTCAAGATCGATGTGCGCAACCTGAACTTCTTCTACGGCAGCAAGCAGGCGTTGTTCAACTGTTCGCTGCCGTTCCGCGAGCGCGCGATCACGGCGTTGATCGGGCCGTCGGGCTGCGGCAAGAGCACCTTTCTGCGCTGCCTCAACCGCATGAACGATACCATTCCGGGGGCGCGCGCCGAGGGCCAGATCCTGCTCGATGGTGTGAACATCCTTGATCCGCAGGTGGACGTGGTCGCGCTGCGCCGACTGGTGGGCATGGTCTTTCAGAAGCCCAACCCGTTTCCCAAGTCGATCTACGACAACATCGCCTTCGGCCCACGGGTGCTGGGTATGAAGGTCAACATGGATGAGTTGGTGGAGCGCTGTCTGCGTCAGGCGGCGCTGTGGGACGAGGTCAAGGACAAGCTGCGCCAGTCGGCGCTGTCGCTGTCGGGCGGGCAGCAGCAGCGCCTGTGCATCGCGCGCGCGCTGGCGGTCGAGCCTGAAGTGATCCTGCTGGACGAGCCCTGTTCGGCGCTGGACCCGATCGCGACGCTCAAGATCGAAGAGCTGCTGATCGAACTGAAGCGCGACTACACGATCGTGATCGTGACGCACAACATGCAGCAGGCGGCGCGTGTCTCGGATCGCACCGTGTTCTTTCTGATGGGCGAGATCATCGAAGACTCGCCGACCGATGAGATGTTCAACCGCCCGCGCGATAAGCGCACCGAAGACTACATCACCGGGCGCTTCGGCTAGGCGGCGCCGCGGTGTCCGCGCGCCAGGGAGGAACGACATGGCGCTCCGTCCCCATTACCTCTACGCGCTCAACGAGCTGCAGCGCGCGCTGCTGCAACTGAGCGAGGCGGTGCAGCAGATGATCGATCTAGCGCTGCGCGGCCTGCTGCGTGCCGAGCGTGTCGCAGCGGAGCGTGTGCTGCGCATGGACGATGAGATCGACGAACGACGGCGCGACATCGAGACGCGCGTGTTGCGCCTGATCGCCGGCCAGCAGCCGATGGCCTCCGATCTGCGCTTCCTGCTGGCAGCGCTGCACATTGCCGATGAGCTGGAGCGCATCGGTGACTACGCCGAGGGCATTGCGCGCTTGGCGCTGCGCAGCGCCGCGCTGGCAGAACACGAACCGCTGCGCCTGCGCGAGTTGATCGCGCTGGTGCAGGCCATGCTGCGCGCCGCGGTGACGGCCTTTGTCGAGCGCGATGCCGAGGCCGCAGCCCGCCTTGATCGCGATGACGATCAGGTCGATCGCCTCACCCAGGCGCTGCGCGCCGAGCTGATCGCGCGCATCCAGGCCGCGCCGAGTGCAGCGCCGGCACTGGTGCAGCTGCTGTTTGTGACGCACAATCTGGAGCGCATCGCCGATCGCGCCGTCAATATCGCCGAGCGCACTGCCTTCATCGCTTCCGCCGAAGCGCTGCGCGCGCGCCGCCACTGATGCGGTGGCGGCTGCGTCGAAGCGCGCCGTACCTCTTCTTGTGCCCACAACATAGGACCATCGCGCTAGCGACACAGGCGCTGGCGTGTGCTAGGCTACGGGCAGCGCGGCGCTGCACGCGTCGTGAACGGCTGGGAGTCAGGATCGACGATGCTGCGGAGCTTGAATCTGGAACTCTGGCGGCGCATCGTGCTGGTGGGGCTGGTGCTCGCGCTGAGCATCTGGCTGCTGCGTCTGACGGATCCCATCGGTCCACCCGGCAAGGATCTGTACCAGGTCTGGCTGGGCGCACGCACGCTGCTGCATGGCGGCGATCCCTACGGTCCTGAGGTGCGGGCCGAGATGCACCGCGCCTATGGCTGGTGGGGGCAGCACGGGTT encodes:
- a CDS encoding response regulator; the protein is MISLIIADDHPVVRAGVRAMLEAEGNLRVVAEIGHGAEIDPTVARHCHETDLLLLDARMPGLEPIAAVRALSVSAPELKVLVLSSYDESEYVTGLLHAGARGYILKDEPRATLIAAIRTVADGDMYLSPKVAGVYVRHQRQRATERDRLLTLTERELEVLRLVGAGYDNQAIGAALTISYETVKHHLRNIYGKLGLTNRYQAIVFAFRNRLVASE
- a CDS encoding PstS family phosphate ABC transporter substrate-binding protein: MAAETVELPPVDPAEVQGNIITAGSSTVFPLTQAIAERFQSEGYTGNITIDSIGTGAGFERFCKAAETDIANASRAIKEEEAQACRDKGREPLEFRVGTDALAVVVSSENDFLEELSLEQLAQIFSGQVKNWNELNPSYPAQPIQLYSPGTDSGTFDYFVEAVLEKDKEKLLSVQGVQFSEDDNVLVQGIEGSPYAIGYFGYAYYQENQGRLKPLRIDGVAPTEETAESGEYPLSRPLFIYSAKTIMDQKPQVAAFINYYLSTVEDVILDVGYFPASAEALNQAKQRWLEATGQ
- the pstC gene encoding phosphate ABC transporter permease subunit PstC, with the protein product MAEHLSTSARAAGAQPVPIAERLRRRRRIGESMIQALLWLCGAVSILTTLGIVIVLGRESWLFFGDEAVSLIEFFGSTTWQPAIGHFGIWPLLLSTLITSTIAISVAVPIGLAAAIYLSEYASPRVRAWIKPILEILAGIPTVVYGFFALYFMTPLLRAIFGPDTVQIFNMASAGLVMGIMITPIICSMSEDALSAVPRALREGAYGLGATRFEVATRVVLPAALSGILAAVIVGVSRAIGETMIVAIAAGAGPNFTFNPFQAAETMTGHIARISGGDISYASIDYNSLFAIGLTLFVMTLSLNLLSQRIVRRFREVYE
- the pstA gene encoding phosphate ABC transporter permease PstA, whose protein sequence is MNTRRELNRLPTGADLRADIRRRRRRGLFYRWLLLSSIVLALLSLTTLLLNIANDAFGLVALEYRRDPDTLGPAPLAELEQDQLIAILSENLSRNRLRVLEREAPLAQRSVEELRTLVLEEVARQRVVESATLFDSLFQRAATEAALREHHPNARIVFRSWLNWSFLATPMASQPEFAGIRTALLGSLWVIGLTILFAFPLGVGAAIYLEEYATPNRFNRLIQTNINNLAGVPSIIYGMLGLAIFVRALSRLTSGQAFGIANDNGRTILAAALTMALLILPLIIINAQEAIRAVPRSLRQASYALGATKWQTIWHHVLPVAFPGILTGNILAVSRAIGETAPLIVVGASTYITFDPQGPFSKFTVLPIQIYNWIAQPQEEFRRIAAAAIIVLLVMLLSLNSVAIVLRNRLRKSL
- the pstB gene encoding phosphate ABC transporter ATP-binding protein PstB, encoding MTAREVASRYGSQETVLEARQLSIYYGAFRAVKDVNLTIEPRQITALIGPSGCGKSTVLRAFNRMNDLIPGARVEGEVVFRGRNLYAPDVDVVEVRRFIGMVFQKPNPFPKSIYDNIAFGPRLNGWRGSQAELDDWVEHCLRRAALWDEVKDKLRQSALSLSGGQQQRLCIARALSIEPEVVLMDEPCSALDPISTLRIEELMFELRRYYTIVIVTHNMQQAARASDRTAFFMIDDDRAGTLVEYGDTNQIFTAPRDKRTEDYITGRFG
- the pstB gene encoding phosphate ABC transporter ATP-binding protein PstB, producing MPVKIDVRNLNFFYGSKQALFNCSLPFRERAITALIGPSGCGKSTFLRCLNRMNDTIPGARAEGQILLDGVNILDPQVDVVALRRLVGMVFQKPNPFPKSIYDNIAFGPRVLGMKVNMDELVERCLRQAALWDEVKDKLRQSALSLSGGQQQRLCIARALAVEPEVILLDEPCSALDPIATLKIEELLIELKRDYTIVIVTHNMQQAARVSDRTVFFLMGEIIEDSPTDEMFNRPRDKRTEDYITGRFG